One stretch of Dyella jiangningensis DNA includes these proteins:
- a CDS encoding glycosyltransferase family A protein — protein sequence MQISAILTGHSEGLLSGPSIASFREAIDFARGQGISVEPIVILDRPSALTREMFVDAKSWGGTLFTTEFGDPGLARNHGVVQATGDFVTFLDADDLWSFNWLAAAHALCVRENRDVIAHSQLNMIFGRERAYWLHVDSEHPDFDPGYLQIGNYWDALSFAPRHIFQDIPFHKNELSTGYGHEDWHWNCLTLSKGYPHKPVQDTVHMKRRRLGSQSARANSSDVVPWPTDMVLFTV from the coding sequence ATGCAGATTTCAGCCATTTTGACGGGCCACTCGGAAGGTCTGCTTAGCGGCCCGTCCATAGCGAGTTTTCGCGAAGCGATTGACTTCGCCCGTGGCCAGGGCATTTCTGTTGAGCCCATTGTCATCCTAGATCGTCCCAGTGCGTTGACTCGAGAGATGTTCGTGGACGCCAAGTCTTGGGGCGGAACCTTATTCACTACTGAATTTGGTGATCCTGGTTTGGCGCGGAATCATGGCGTGGTGCAAGCAACGGGAGACTTTGTCACTTTCCTCGACGCAGATGACTTATGGAGCTTCAACTGGCTTGCGGCAGCTCACGCGCTTTGCGTGCGTGAAAACCGGGACGTCATTGCGCATTCTCAACTCAACATGATCTTTGGGCGTGAGCGCGCATACTGGCTGCATGTGGATTCCGAGCACCCTGACTTTGATCCTGGCTACTTGCAAATAGGTAATTACTGGGACGCACTTTCTTTTGCGCCACGGCACATCTTCCAGGATATTCCGTTTCATAAGAATGAGCTCTCGACCGGATATGGGCATGAGGATTGGCACTGGAACTGTTTGACCTTGTCCAAGGGCTACCCGCATAAGCCAGTGCAGGATACGGTTCACATGAAGCGTCGGCGCCTTGGTTCCCAAAGCGCCAGAGCGAACAGCAGTGACGTAGTGCCGTGGCCAACAGACATGGTGCTGTTCACGGTCTGA
- a CDS encoding class I SAM-dependent methyltransferase produces MISINSRAETRGENVGIARDHLGQDTGEVPWDRSRIPLEAALEADTYPIPSTEQREGYYGPNHFNYWASGLRDYCQLMEWLERKGARHGSLLDIGCATGRLIRHANKDFPEVIGCDINRAHVDWVGRNLRRDIKVFQNTSVPTLPLPDNSIDVVTAFSVFTHIECFDTTWLMELRRILRPGGIAWLTIHEERTWREMTPAWPIYGALIDHPDYVAAKDSPTLPNDRTVFRWHTERSYSSNVFYTQNYIKDIWGRILSVKDIFPAIPFFQEVVVLQKE; encoded by the coding sequence ATGATTTCCATCAATTCACGCGCGGAGACACGCGGCGAGAACGTGGGAATCGCACGTGACCACCTGGGGCAAGACACCGGTGAAGTTCCTTGGGATCGCTCTCGCATTCCCCTCGAAGCAGCCCTCGAGGCCGACACCTATCCCATCCCATCGACAGAGCAACGGGAGGGCTACTACGGCCCCAATCACTTTAATTATTGGGCATCCGGCCTGCGTGACTACTGCCAGTTGATGGAATGGCTAGAACGCAAGGGCGCACGGCATGGGAGCCTTCTGGACATAGGTTGCGCCACCGGGCGATTGATCCGCCATGCGAACAAGGACTTCCCGGAAGTCATCGGCTGCGACATCAACCGCGCACATGTCGACTGGGTCGGAAGGAATTTGCGCCGTGATATCAAGGTCTTTCAAAACACCAGCGTGCCAACCCTGCCACTGCCGGACAATAGCATCGACGTCGTCACTGCATTCTCCGTCTTCACGCATATCGAGTGCTTCGATACAACCTGGCTCATGGAATTACGCCGGATACTTCGTCCCGGCGGCATCGCCTGGCTGACCATCCACGAAGAGCGCACATGGCGCGAAATGACCCCCGCGTGGCCCATCTACGGAGCGCTCATCGACCACCCGGACTACGTGGCCGCCAAAGACAGCCCCACGTTGCCCAACGACAGGACGGTCTTTCGTTGGCATACCGAGCGCTCGTACAGCTCGAACGTGTTCTATACGCAGAACTACATCAAGGACATCTGGGGCCGCATCTTGTCGGTCAAGGACATTTTTCCAGCCATTCCTTTTTTCCAGGAAGTCGTCGTTCTGCAGAAGGAATGA
- a CDS encoding acyltransferase family protein — protein sequence MMVSTTPARGGSARVFGLDLLRAIAVLSVLAGHSLDHGKAPVWMVRYIAPLAVYGVEIFYVLSGFLIGHILLRSVASGKLHNPTDILDFWKRRWARTLPLYMFFLLVYLRFDYHGPGDLRQVWSFFAFLQNFAWQIPPFFTHSWSLAVEEWFYLLLPVVFLTFHWLLKSDGKAIFATALVFLLVPLASRLVIGHHLTDWPGYDGYIRQTVVCRLDSIFMGVLCAYMRIHYPGFFERSVKFWWVGFGLFALLYMILSVIHYFNPASAWAQAAYLPLLSFSIACMVPAASKLRSTGLSVLDVFISHTSKVSYSLYLGHISMLTLVLGIMDQFGWVADSLHRTALLYIALAIFYYAFANLTYLLVEQPYIKLRDVRMGHSDVRSGNVAIAVGSPDPAGQPVPELGLLVAEPDHS from the coding sequence ATGATGGTGTCGACGACCCCGGCCCGTGGGGGGAGTGCCCGTGTATTTGGTCTGGACTTGCTGCGCGCAATCGCCGTGCTATCGGTGCTTGCCGGCCATAGCTTGGATCATGGCAAGGCGCCGGTCTGGATGGTTCGTTACATTGCTCCCCTGGCTGTTTACGGCGTGGAAATCTTCTACGTACTAAGCGGCTTCCTGATCGGGCATATCCTTTTGCGCTCCGTCGCTTCGGGCAAGTTGCATAACCCCACGGACATCCTAGATTTCTGGAAGCGACGCTGGGCGAGAACGCTTCCGCTTTATATGTTCTTCCTGTTGGTGTACTTGCGATTTGATTATCACGGCCCGGGTGATCTTCGCCAGGTCTGGTCGTTCTTCGCGTTCCTGCAGAATTTTGCGTGGCAGATCCCGCCATTCTTCACCCACTCGTGGAGCTTGGCGGTTGAAGAGTGGTTCTATCTCCTACTACCGGTCGTCTTCTTGACATTTCATTGGTTGCTCAAGTCTGACGGAAAGGCGATTTTTGCGACGGCCCTGGTTTTCCTGCTCGTTCCGCTGGCGAGTCGATTGGTGATCGGGCACCACCTCACCGATTGGCCTGGTTACGATGGCTATATTCGCCAGACAGTGGTCTGTCGACTCGACTCTATTTTTATGGGCGTGCTTTGCGCCTATATGCGCATTCATTACCCGGGTTTCTTTGAGCGAAGCGTAAAATTCTGGTGGGTGGGCTTTGGCTTGTTTGCGCTGCTCTACATGATCCTGTCGGTCATTCACTACTTCAATCCGGCCAGCGCATGGGCCCAGGCGGCCTATCTCCCGTTGCTGTCGTTCAGCATCGCGTGCATGGTGCCGGCAGCTAGTAAGCTGCGTTCGACCGGGCTTTCGGTGCTCGATGTCTTTATTTCGCACACCAGCAAGGTGTCGTACTCCCTCTACTTGGGCCATATCAGCATGCTGACTCTGGTGCTAGGAATCATGGACCAGTTTGGCTGGGTGGCAGATTCGCTACACCGAACCGCGTTGCTGTACATCGCACTGGCCATTTTCTACTACGCCTTCGCAAATCTGACCTATCTGCTTGTGGAACAACCGTACATCAAGCTGCGCGATGTACGCATGGGGCATTCGGACGTGCGTAGCGGCAACGTCGCTATCGCCGTAGGGTCACCGGATCCAGCAGGGCAGCCTGTGCCGGAGTTGGGGCTACTCGTCGCTGAGCCGGATCATTCCTGA
- a CDS encoding NAD-dependent epimerase/dehydratase family protein, which translates to MKAVIFGGGGFIGSSIVDRLLADGHELRIFERPRVEPYRSFLPSEKVEWLTGDLLSQHEVAEAVDGMDAVVHLVSSTLPKSSNDDPIYDVQSNLVATLQMLNAMVQKDVRRIVFISSGGTVYGSPVYLPIDENHPTEPHVSYGITKLAIEKYLLMYQRMYGVKATILRVTNPFGERQRVETAQGAVGVFLHRALNNQPIEIWGDGSVTRDYIYVRDVAEAFARAIRYEGPHSVFNVSSGRGTDLNELISLIEQVIGHDVERRYLPSRPFDVPTSVLSPELALQELGWAPRTSLKEGLASTAQWISQKIEHVPH; encoded by the coding sequence ATGAAGGCAGTGATTTTCGGTGGCGGCGGTTTTATCGGCTCGTCCATTGTGGACCGCCTGCTTGCTGATGGCCATGAGCTGCGTATCTTTGAGCGTCCGCGGGTCGAGCCCTATCGCTCCTTTCTTCCATCCGAAAAGGTCGAGTGGCTGACGGGTGATTTGCTCAGCCAGCATGAGGTGGCCGAGGCCGTTGATGGCATGGACGCTGTCGTCCATCTCGTATCATCGACTCTTCCGAAAAGCTCGAACGACGACCCCATCTACGACGTCCAGAGCAACTTGGTAGCAACGCTTCAGATGCTGAACGCGATGGTTCAAAAGGATGTGCGGCGGATTGTCTTCATCTCTTCAGGCGGCACTGTGTATGGGAGTCCCGTCTACCTGCCCATTGACGAGAACCATCCAACTGAGCCACATGTTTCATATGGCATTACTAAGCTAGCCATTGAAAAGTATCTGCTCATGTATCAGAGGATGTACGGAGTCAAGGCCACTATCCTCCGCGTCACCAATCCTTTCGGCGAACGGCAGCGCGTAGAAACAGCACAAGGAGCAGTGGGTGTATTCCTGCACCGGGCGCTAAATAATCAACCCATCGAAATCTGGGGCGATGGAAGCGTCACGCGCGATTATATCTATGTGCGCGACGTTGCTGAGGCCTTCGCCAGAGCGATCCGCTACGAAGGTCCTCACAGCGTATTCAACGTCAGCTCAGGACGAGGTACAGATCTCAACGAGCTCATCAGCTTGATTGAGCAAGTGATCGGGCACGACGTTGAGCGTCGTTATCTACCTTCTCGGCCTTTTGATGTGCCGACCAGCGTCCTTTCGCCTGAACTAGCACTTCAGGAACTGGGCTGGGCACCTCGGACCTCGCTGAAGGAGGGCCTTGCATCGACGGCTCAATGGATCTCTCAGAAGATTGAGCATGTCCCTCACTGA